ATTGACACTCCGTCAAATCATGGATATTTTGTGTGGAACGAGAAGGGGTTGATCTCAAGAAAAATAGAGGTCGCGCTGGATGATAGGAAAACAAGAAGCATTGGTGAAGACTCGACGAGTTGTATGGTTGCTCTAGTTAAGAAGACGGCTGGTAAGGGGAAGTGGAGCAAGGCGTCTTCTATGAGATGGAGGCGAGAAGTTATTGAGGGCTTTGCGAAGCTATTTGCTGTTTCTGAGTTTGAGTTGGATTTTCCAGAAACATATACAGGTGAATTTCTGAAAAATAAAAATGATGAAATCAGATTTAGCTAGTGGAAAAAATGGAGCTTTTGAGCGGCTTGAATCCATAGATTGGTCCTTTCCTAATCTCTCGAACTCTGGGATTCACTCTGTTCATTGGTACCCCGCTACCTATCTCTCGGCAATCCCTGGAACACTGATTCCTCACCTTACCAGTGCAGGCGAGACAGTATTGGATCCGTTTTGTGGGTCTGGAACTACAGGCGTGGAGGCGCTTCGTCTTTCAAGGAATTTCGTCGGGATTGATACGAACCCAATTGCTCTTCTTATGTCGGAGGCGAAATTGAAATTCGCAGATCCGAGACTGTTAAAGAAGCTTCTTGTGGAAATTTTGGGTGAGGCTCAAAGCCTCTTTTCCCAAAAATCCTCTGTTCGACATCCGAATCATGATGAGCTAGTTAAGTGGTATCACCCTCAGACATTAAATGAGCTGAACTCAATAATTCAGCCTATCCTTAGGGTGAGCAATCGACTTGCTCGACGTACTCTTTTGTCAGTTTTTTCGTCGATTCTGAAGAATTGCTCGTCCCAGGGTAAGCATTGGGGTTGGGTTTGTGATAATGTTACCCCAAAGCCCAATGAGATAGTCTATAAAGACGCCATCGCAATTTATTCCTCAGCAGTTCTGGAATTTGCTCGGGCATCCGATCTTGCATTCAAAGCTGCTCGAGACCACTCCACCGGTCTAACAAGAGACGTCATAAGGTCGCGCTCCAAATTGATGCATGGAAGTTGCGTTGATAAAATGGGCGAAATGGCTGAGGAATCAGTTGATCTTCTTGTTACTTCCCCGCCATATTATGGCGTGGCAGACTACGTAAAATCTCAGCGCCTAAGTTATCTTTGGCTAGATCATGATCAGCTCGCGCC
The DNA window shown above is from Acidovorax sp. NCPPB 4044 and carries:
- a CDS encoding DNA methyltransferase is translated as MMKSDLASGKNGAFERLESIDWSFPNLSNSGIHSVHWYPATYLSAIPGTLIPHLTSAGETVLDPFCGSGTTGVEALRLSRNFVGIDTNPIALLMSEAKLKFADPRLLKKLLVEILGEAQSLFSQKSSVRHPNHDELVKWYHPQTLNELNSIIQPILRVSNRLARRTLLSVFSSILKNCSSQGKHWGWVCDNVTPKPNEIVYKDAIAIYSSAVLEFARASDLAFKAARDHSTGLTRDVIRSRSKLMHGSCVDKMGEMAEESVDLLVTSPPYYGVADYVKSQRLSYLWLDHDQLAPEMLGFRDFELLRAKEAGARSNRHRKTSHDEYMIFMENFFEAAFLVLKKSSPMVLVVGESPSRSGTLEGLIELANGAGFELVSRRGRDIRSNRRRLMAKVEGEDVLLFRKKI